A genomic region of Brevibacillus sp. JNUCC-41 contains the following coding sequences:
- a CDS encoding dihydrolipoamide acetyltransferase family protein, translated as MAVEVVMPKLGMAMKEGTVSLWSKAVGDSVEKGEAIASINSEKIEMDIESPAEGTILNIAVQEGQGVPPGTVICHIGNPNEEIVIDDHVAEQTQSIIAEQEKPKTKETPILPMGDRLMITPVARKMAQAANLDIEKIQGTGPGGRITKEDVQKVIEKRDSMSVKTEERIVSPQSTVESRQQIPVTGMRNIIAKRMKESLQSSAQLTLTMKVDVTDLVILQKQATETLQKQESTKLTITDFVAKAVVLSLKEHPKMNSAYIEDNIILYEQIHLGIAVALEKGLVVPVIRNAENCTLRQLSKKGKELARCARDGQLPIEDMQGSTFTISNLGAYGVEHFTPILNTPETGILGIGSAYETPRYIGEELAKRTILPLSLTFDHRVLDGAPAAAFLQTLKRYLEEPITVIL; from the coding sequence ATGGCGGTCGAAGTGGTAATGCCGAAATTAGGCATGGCAATGAAAGAAGGCACTGTTTCGTTGTGGAGTAAGGCTGTTGGGGATTCAGTAGAAAAAGGTGAAGCAATAGCCAGCATCAATTCAGAGAAAATCGAAATGGATATTGAATCTCCTGCTGAAGGTACGATTCTGAATATAGCTGTTCAAGAAGGACAAGGAGTACCTCCAGGAACCGTTATCTGTCATATCGGAAATCCGAATGAAGAAATAGTGATCGATGATCATGTTGCTGAACAGACTCAGTCGATAATTGCTGAACAAGAAAAGCCGAAAACAAAAGAGACACCCATTTTGCCAATGGGAGATCGTTTGATGATCACCCCGGTTGCACGAAAAATGGCACAGGCAGCGAATCTTGACATTGAGAAGATTCAAGGCACCGGGCCAGGTGGAAGAATCACTAAAGAAGATGTACAGAAAGTAATCGAAAAAAGGGATTCCATGTCGGTAAAAACAGAAGAAAGAATAGTTTCTCCCCAATCAACTGTAGAGAGTCGGCAGCAGATCCCTGTTACCGGTATGAGGAACATCATTGCAAAACGTATGAAAGAGAGCCTGCAAAGCAGTGCCCAATTAACTCTAACGATGAAAGTTGATGTCACTGATTTAGTCATTTTGCAAAAACAGGCTACTGAAACGCTACAAAAACAAGAATCAACTAAATTGACGATAACGGACTTTGTTGCCAAGGCTGTCGTGCTTTCACTTAAAGAGCATCCTAAAATGAATAGTGCTTATATTGAAGATAACATCATTTTGTATGAGCAAATCCATCTTGGAATTGCGGTGGCATTGGAAAAGGGGCTCGTTGTTCCCGTCATAAGAAATGCCGAAAATTGTACCCTAAGACAGTTATCGAAAAAGGGTAAGGAATTGGCCCGATGTGCACGTGACGGTCAATTGCCCATTGAAGACATGCAAGGGTCCACTTTTACCATCAGTAACCTTGGGGCATACGGCGTTGAGCATTTTACACCGATTCTCAATACACCGGAAACGGGGATTCTTGGAATTGGCTCTGCTTACGAAACCCCGCGTTATATTGGCGAAGAATTGGCGAAGAGAACGATCTTGCCACTCAGTTTAACGTTTGATCACCGTGTACTTGACGGGGCACCTGCTGCTGCCTTTTTACAAACACTTAAACGGTATTTAGAAGAGCCGATCACCGTGATTTTATAG
- the lpdA gene encoding dihydrolipoyl dehydrogenase encodes MNRIAIIGGGPAGYVAAITAAQQDKEVILVVDGPLGGTCLNEGCMPTKSLLKSADTYDLVKNAGHMGIRLPSNLIEVDWDTVQERKRDVISKLVNGIRYLMNKNKIKVIQGRASILTGHRLRIENGNKNKEIEASKIIISTGSEPIPLPFAPFDGEWIIHSGQAMSLPAIPESLLIVGGGVIGCEFASIYSRMGTKVTVIEMGAKLLPGEDDDITSILHGELKKQGVTVQTSTSVKNINATSKTVFLEKSNGESEELHADYVLVSIGRIPRVNEMGLEGNDIDFSRLGISVDDRMQTSNPSIYACGDVIGGIQLAHVAFHEGRVAALNACGQFAQVNYRAIPRCIYTSPEIASVGLTEKEARKKYGEIKVGEFAFSANGKAILSNEPVGKVKVLVNPQYNEILGFTIVGQHATELIGQGTVMLHAEITADMMDDFVAAHPTLSESIHEAFLNVVGQAVHS; translated from the coding sequence TTGAATCGTATAGCTATTATAGGCGGCGGTCCTGCAGGGTATGTAGCGGCAATCACTGCTGCCCAGCAGGATAAGGAAGTCATATTGGTAGTCGATGGGCCATTAGGGGGCACCTGTTTAAACGAAGGCTGTATGCCAACGAAGTCATTATTGAAAAGTGCTGATACGTATGACTTGGTGAAAAATGCCGGTCATATGGGAATTCGCCTGCCCTCCAATTTGATTGAAGTTGATTGGGATACCGTACAGGAACGAAAGAGAGATGTCATATCTAAACTAGTGAACGGCATTCGATATTTAATGAATAAGAATAAAATAAAAGTCATTCAGGGAAGGGCGTCTATCCTGACGGGCCATCGACTGCGAATCGAGAACGGAAATAAAAATAAAGAGATTGAAGCTAGTAAGATCATCATTTCAACTGGGTCCGAACCGATTCCTTTACCTTTTGCGCCGTTTGATGGTGAATGGATCATCCACAGTGGCCAGGCCATGTCACTTCCTGCCATTCCCGAGTCGCTGCTCATTGTCGGAGGCGGCGTCATCGGATGTGAATTTGCCAGTATTTATAGCAGGATGGGCACCAAGGTTACCGTTATCGAAATGGGGGCAAAGCTGCTTCCGGGGGAAGACGATGATATTACGAGCATCCTTCATGGAGAATTAAAAAAACAAGGCGTAACGGTCCAAACCTCCACATCTGTCAAAAACATCAATGCAACCAGTAAGACGGTATTTTTGGAGAAAAGCAATGGAGAATCGGAAGAACTTCATGCAGATTACGTACTCGTATCAATAGGGAGAATACCAAGAGTGAACGAAATGGGCTTAGAGGGAAATGATATTGATTTTTCCCGACTTGGCATCTCGGTGGATGATCGAATGCAAACAAGCAATCCATCGATTTATGCCTGTGGTGATGTGATAGGGGGCATACAACTTGCCCATGTTGCTTTTCATGAAGGGCGAGTTGCGGCTCTGAATGCCTGTGGCCAATTTGCACAAGTGAATTACCGGGCAATCCCTCGCTGCATTTATACCTCCCCGGAGATTGCCAGTGTAGGCTTGACTGAAAAAGAAGCGCGTAAAAAATATGGGGAAATTAAAGTTGGTGAATTCGCTTTTTCCGCAAATGGGAAAGCGATCCTTTCCAATGAACCGGTAGGAAAGGTCAAAGTGCTAGTGAACCCACAATATAATGAAATTCTAGGTTTTACCATTGTTGGTCAACATGCGACAGAATTGATCGGTCAAGGTACGGTCATGCTGCATGCAGAAATAACGGCAGATATGATGGATGATTTTGTAGCGGCACATCCAACCTTGTCCGAATCCATTCATGAAGCTTTTTTGAACGTTGTAGGTCAAGCTGTGCATTCATAA
- a CDS encoding acetoin reductase, with protein MASGQRTAVVTGAGRGIGRAIALRLAQDGLNVVINDVNLDTAESVVNEIREIGRESFAVKADVSNRREVFEMVNQVVERFGQLDVMVSNAGIAQIKPLLEVTQEDLEQIFNINVNGVLFCLQAAAEQMKKQEGGKIISAASIASYKGFSLLGTYSATKFAVRGITQAAAQELAQFGITVNAYCPGIVGTQMWDLIDEKMGQYMNLAKGETFKKFTDSITLGRSETPEDVAKFVSYLASPDSDYMTGQSIMIDGGVIFS; from the coding sequence ATGGCTAGCGGTCAACGGACGGCGGTAGTCACTGGTGCAGGACGCGGTATCGGACGTGCCATTGCATTAAGATTGGCTCAAGATGGATTGAATGTGGTCATTAATGATGTCAATCTGGATACGGCTGAATCGGTCGTGAATGAGATCAGGGAAATTGGGCGTGAAAGCTTTGCCGTTAAAGCGGATGTAAGCAATAGACGGGAAGTATTCGAAATGGTGAATCAAGTTGTAGAACGTTTTGGACAACTGGACGTTATGGTTTCAAATGCAGGTATTGCTCAAATAAAGCCTCTATTGGAGGTAACTCAAGAGGATCTGGAACAGATTTTCAATATAAATGTAAATGGTGTCCTCTTTTGCCTCCAAGCTGCTGCTGAACAAATGAAAAAGCAGGAAGGTGGGAAAATTATAAGTGCTGCCAGCATCGCCAGTTACAAAGGCTTTAGTTTACTAGGTACATACTCGGCCACAAAATTTGCCGTAAGAGGCATTACACAAGCGGCAGCTCAGGAATTGGCCCAGTTTGGCATTACGGTGAATGCATACTGTCCAGGAATTGTCGGGACGCAAATGTGGGATTTAATTGATGAAAAAATGGGTCAATATATGAATCTTGCTAAAGGGGAAACATTTAAAAAGTTTACAGATTCCATAACCTTAGGACGCTCCGAAACGCCAGAAGATGTTGCGAAATTCGTATCTTACCTTGCTTCACCGGATTCGGATTATATGACAGGGCAATCCATCATGATAGATGGCGGGGTTATATTTTCATAA